A region of the Dysidea avara chromosome 9, odDysAvar1.4, whole genome shotgun sequence genome:
tgggctaatagccatcaaaacgtccTTACATTATTAATACGTTACTGTGCTTCAACACgctatgttagaaaacttgcgattgtgggattgactttatattgttatcatttttgtactaatagGCCAattaacttcgctattgggacagtaaataagttattatattaagttaaatacttaggactgtaagttactaacttaTTTcagcgtagcagtagtagtttttCCATactgtggtctgttcaaaggctgatacgcagtgggtagaaatacgcatccacgatcgcccaaacagtaattttgtgccttcattatcttttactaacaaccaactagtccatCTTAGAGTATATACTCagtttagcaaccactacatAATCAAGCCCCACAATGCTGCAAAGCTCtgtgtcgctcaatataatgagtcaaaacGTAtcatttctttgaactggcttggtatcaaagtcattggcaaactgttttcccatgatattgcctgggcaatatgcgagttaaacaccaagtggcacctttgaatgcccacgctaaagtggtatataaatgGTTATAACTGTTgacagttacaaaaaaaatggaattttaagttggattaagCTTTTAAAAAAGCAGTGGAATAACTAGAAAaggggaggttgcctatacctgcagatatactagtagatatTTAATTCCtaagtcatggttatagactgaagtttaaGGATTTAATGTCCATTGTCAACTCCTTCTCTCTGGCTTCTTCATAATTGCATTAACTGCTCTAAATTACCACCACTACGCAGAACCTTGAAGCAATGAAGAAACTTTTTGCTGTTCCAAACTTGGTAGAGGAAGCCAGGTAAATGACCAGTCAGTGTTTAGGCTGAGGCCAGAATATCTTTTCCAATGTTATCCATCTGTCATGAAATAACTGACTCTGAAATGACTGATTTTACATAGGTGTAAATCTCTTGGCAAGTTGCTCAACTAACAAGCTGTAGTCATTACGTTGCACATGACTGTATCCTGCCAGAATATTTAGTTTTGTCAACTGCAGGTTAGCTAATGAATGATGGCCTAGGtgttatttgtgactggattttgcaAAATTAACCACAAAAGCCTAAATGAGATAATACGAGCATGAAGTTGCTGTACAATTACACTAAACTTTTCTTGTCAAGTCTGTTTTTGCCAGATGTTTGACAGATGGTTTTTTGGCAGCCTTCAGATATGTCTGAATAAttgatgaattatgaaatacatggAATTGCAACATCCTGCTGAATACATGTAATGAACCTTATCCACAATAatgttttatgacatcatgaGATTAAAAATGGCCGTGATAGTTGGGGGATTGTCATACAGGCACCGATGGAGATACATTTTTGATTGTTCATATTTTAGCTAGGCATGGAGATATTGACCATTAGCCGACAGGTATGGTTTTAAAGTAACAAAAGCTATTGTAAACTTATGTTATTCAGAAAGAATTTTGAAATGTGACAAAACTCGTTTAATGTAATGTCTTATATAAAACTTAACTGTACCTGTTgtttagagctcgatatcttcttctCTGGCAGAAATATgagcaattaaaatttttttgacCATAGGTGCTTGTATAACTCCCCCAACTATCGCAACCATTTTtattttgtgatgtcataaaacgtcattgtggataaggctcatagtACAAAACTACcacaaatttaatgaaattaaaTAACATCATGGTTTTTCTGAAGTAAAAGTAGTAGCTGTTAACTGGAACCTGGTTTTTTTGAAGTACGTTGTACTACATGGCTAGTCTGCATTACCTGCTGGTCAGTTCTGATGAGTGAAGGACTTCACATCAGGTTAAGTACAAATGTGGCAGTTGTATGTGGGGAGGGCACACAATGTGACTAAGCATCCTATTGACTTAGAAAAAAATGCGACACAAAAGGtataagaaacgaagaaaaaaagtgTGCGAACCCACACATCCAGGTTTGGACTACCCACGTCCTACCACTGTACAACACACATGGAAGAAGCCAGGAGCTATGTAACACTGCGAGTAAGATAGCAGCTGTAGTGTTTGTCCCCAAACCCAATATGCCAGTTAGGGTGATGAATGATGTAGGAAATGTCCCATGGAAAGATTGCTGGGCAGTGAAGATAGCACCATTGATTTAATTCAGCACATTGGTATGAAGAGGGTAACAAAGTGCCCTAGTCCACATGCTAATGGAGGAGATACCACTTATACAGAATTGATCCTTCTCATTTACAGAAGTGGTCTCTCCTCGTAGTACTAGCTGATAGTGACCCCGTGTTGTTGGTGCACCCACAACTGactaaattatttttatggtcctttatcattgactggTACAATTTTGCTGCATTCCTAAATTAATTCCTTTTGCCTCTTTCAACAGAAAGGAAAATATAGGCAGCCGAATTACTATCCAATTAGGAGTTAAAAGAAAgttttaggatgtagcaagatTGCACCGTCAATGGTAAAAGACCAATGTTAGGTTtttgttagttgtatcaacattcatttcttggccacaccaGATACATGTTGTTGGTGTGCAGTTATGTTCATGGAGTTCATCATAGGGTTGAACAATAATGGAGGGTGTAGGTGGATGTTCAATACAACTCCATCACCTTGACTTTTCAGGGTCAACGGCTGCTTCACATATGAATACACTCTGAGTGGATGAACGTTCATTTGTTAACCATACCATACATCATCTTATGCCTTTGGGATTACTCAACCATGTTCTGAAATttaacagaactttctactgactaCCTAGTAATTTTTAAATAGTGATTAGATTAGTGAATACAATTAtgtagtacagtaggacctcaattatccgaatctcaattatccgaaccctcgattatccgaacactcaAGTTACGTGTTAAAAAAATGAAATTCCTCTCATGTGTCAACAAAAAATGGCTTCATTAGGTAATTGTGAAGTGCCAGCAGAATGGAAGAAAGTCATACTTACTGTTCAGAAAAAGTTAGAGATCATTGAATTATTGCATAAAAAAACCAGCTACACTGTTATAGCAGAAAAGTATGAAATTGGCAGATGTATCTGAATGGTTAGAAGTGGATCGTGATGATTTAGGGTATGAACTTTTGGATGATGATGGTATCATTAGTTATGTGTCAGATACACCAGATGACTCCATGGAGTCTGATGAGGAAACCAATGTTCCCACCTTACCAGTGGTTAGTCACAGGGATGCAATGGAAATGCTGGATAAGTGTCTCACTTGGTTGCATGTACAGCCTGAAGCCACATCATACAACACTAATGTTTTGTTGTTATAGCAGCCAACAAAAGATTATCAGCCCTGAAGCAGACCACTTTGACGTCCTACTTTAGTAGAAACTCTGTAAATGAAAATGATAGTATGTCTAAAAGTACACTGTATAAATTTTAATCATGTATTCATGTGAaaagtacatgcatgtacagtacaaatctatagttcacttatctgaacaaattcagttatctgaactaattcagttatctgaacagaTCTTGAATTGAACTGgttgtttggataatggaggtcctactgtataatATTGTTGTAAAAGCAAAATTGTGATGATAACTAAAAGCCACAATCACTTGttatgtagtagtgtatataaaCAATTTGAAAGCTTGACCAAAGGAGCAAGACATAAAAGATACAAATGTTATAAATTTTTCCAAGGCCTTTATTGGCCCAAAAACACAAAACAGCAAAGTAGTTAAGTTTGATGGTGGACCTTGTCTTGATCTGttcatcattatactacacacaGTACTGTTATACTCTCATTTGGTGTATGGTAAGCCTCTAGTATAATCTTCTGAAATTCCTGAACAAATTGTGAGAACTTTAAATGTAGGGGTTTGTGGTTAACATTACCATTGCAGCAATTCTTCTTGtatttcagtgatccctatttccTCTTTCCATATTCCATAATGAATCAGGCGCGTGCATTGTTTACTGAAATTgcttttgtaaaagtgtgtaaGTACCTATCAACCTATCTGTCTACTAGTACTGGGCGGTATTGAAtaatagcaaacggtataccttccataaaaagtatcacggtattaaATATCGCTGTATCAACGTAAAAGCCAttagtattaaagtaactgccatttacctcaacaaaagcaccaaatacccatggtaggtCTGCAAACCTCAGGTATAAATTACCACAagcaaacttgtttacatagtttggttagctgactgggtagttggaaaaggcggatatggTCGCGGACAcaaacattttcaaaaagcacttttacatttatgtaacagttatttttcatacctaatgctgtttttacatctgtcttcacttccagacacaGGCGTCAATCTTTtcatagcacttatccatttataagcacacgtgcgaaggactagaccagcactccacagcatgccaaagaccataataGTGTtatacacatgctctaaagtctaatacagagttatattgttgtagagattagcttgtatacccatgcaacttagcttagcaggccaaatccacaatcgtACGCTTTtcagtataaggcgcaggcgcttataccgatTGTTGAgagtttcaaggacctggcctacaaGATTacgttgggacatgctagattaatctctgtgaagattaatctctgtgactctgaattagatttctagagcacatatacaacactataatagTCTTTAGAGTGTTAGACTATCCTTCGCACGtgcacttataaatggataagtgctatgaAAAGATAGACGCCTGGGTATGGAagtgaagactgctgtaaaaacagcgttaggtatgataaataactgttatataaatgtaaaagtgctttttgaaatgtccgtgtccgcgtctgaccgtatccgccttttccaactaccctagctgactacatcagcacctgcctacaaacattgtcacatgtctggttgccttctaaatatgggatgaaacaagcccacagggaggccatagagCCCAGACAGTATGgaggtatcaaaactggtatgacttaaatatcagattactaacaataccagtatatcgccCAGTCTACTGTCTACCTATGTTGGTCTGTATACAACCGCaggagcaaaatcgttaaataggTGTAAAAGCAGCTTGCATGTAAGAAGtagaagtctgtattaaacttctacagataaactttgctctgaggtggtttctttttggcagtctgaaatatgggtgtggtgactctcctcagattttgtgaattaccttcccttcaggttgttcaggcgtttaacaactgaaagaCAATGGTATAGACCTCATAGATTACCAGGAATAACCtatccctttgagttgaaaggagACGTGTCCCCTATGTacatgaatgaaaatgaagagcagctttgagactTTGTCTAGAGAATTTGTGAGAAAATATGCGATACTCAAACTATAAAACGGTTTAGaaaatacttctgtgcataataatatgttgttaaaagtatGAATCCAAAATTACAATAAAGTAATTAAGTATTATAACCAAAAACctatttgcataaaattttttttaaaaaaacaaaaaaaaacagtagttacttccagatgagttagccaACTGCAAAGCGCttgcacaacatcaacttgttttgttttttattgtataattgttttacaataCCAATAAGTAAGAAAATTGCTATCGAGATTTTAATATCAGCctaagtgtatgctttgtaatcTTATTCAGAACGTTGTACAAGATATTTGTTGTGTGTTTCACTAGTGTATAGCTTGCGGTCGGTCACTTTAATATAACTGTTGTTAAATCAATTTAAACTCTGAAACTAAACCCCACAATTACTGCTTATGTGATGATGAGTTGAGACCTGTTGTCACACATATCTTTCAAATCAAAACACTTTCTCGTACCATTGTATAGAGGTTCCCTGATCCAGTGCATAAACAGTATACGAAGCTCTCTTACCTCTCTTAATAAACTCCCTGAATTAACtaaaggacacaatagaaaaaacctccataataaggacaaacgtttggtcccaacaggtctggttaatacattttttacctctgaaagaggaaaacctctatattacggaaaaaagtggccaaaaattctgagttccaaaatgtctgtaatagagaggtttcactgtaattatAATAACATCATAATGCTTGAAGTACTGTGTAAATCTAAGGAAACTCTTGGAAGGTATTCTTTGCTACACCCTGTCCTAAACTATCAGCGGACCTATAGCACAATGGAACCTACTCCATAGTCCGTAGTATTTAGATCAATTTAAGATTAGTAACAAGGTATGGACATCGAACACTGAATGTCATTTAATAGTTAGTAATTGTGTACATGGTCCATTAtctaatgatgtaatatcttGTTAATGTGTCACTTATTTCTCATCACCTCACCAGATGCTGGTTAGCAGACAAACAACAGGTCACAGTGATATCCATCATTAGTGATGACTCCTTAGTAACTGGTAACCAAGTGATTAAACTGTGGTCAAGTGAAGGACCCTCCGGTGGGAACAAGCCAGTCAGAAAGTTTCCTGGACACGGCAGTGAATTACGACACATCACATCACTTGATGAAATGTATTTTGTAACTTCTGCCACTGCAGACCGATTAGTAAATGTCTGGTGAGTTTTTCAGACTGATTGATGTGTTATCTTGTGAAAACTTCAATGAAAATCAGGAATTGTGACTGTTTAGAAATTGTTTGTATGATACAATCCTTCTACAGGGAATTTGCATGTGTCCTTTAAACTGTTGATTGAAAGTATACAACTATATGTGACTGTGTGCTTGTATAGTTAGTGATAGtggttgtgtgtgcgtgcgtgtgtgtgtgtgcgtgcgtgtgtgtgtgtgcgcatgcatgtttggttgtgtgtgtgtgtgtctgcgcatgtgcgcgtgcgtgtgtgcgcgtgtgtgtatgcatgccaAAAGATTTATTGTCTATCTAGTATAGTTTGTAGGTACATATCGATTACATATCCAGGAATGTTAAAGTAAAAGAAGCCCCTGCTGTCTCATTTGTGTGTCCAGAGGCTGTGGTAGGGTTTAGTGTGAACAAAGAATCTAGCagtgttaccatggtgatgttATCTGATGAGGGaagcttgtatgtgtgtcagtgGACTATCAATGAAAGgtgagtagtgtagtgtagtgttgtcgTGTTCGTAACTGCTTTAGTTTTATACTGCCACATCTCTAATAGTTGCTACATAGTGGTGACTCTGTGTTGTGAGCTGTGTTTGAATATAAACACAGTGACTATTTGGCTCTCTACTGAGTAGTTGTTATATGGAGTTACCTATATACTTACAACATGTCCTTCTAGTAGTAAAGATAATAAGACAATCATGTATTATTATTGTTCAGTCACATGCATAAAGATGGGCTATATACCACATTACAGTACCTTTAAATTATAGTGATTATTCAGGATAGCAAACAAAAATTGCTAGCTGAATTAGTAAAAGGATGAAGAATTAATCAGTTATAGCCAATAGTCATAATCCACAATCAATTGATATTTGGTACGGTATATAAAAGACAGTTGAGAACTATAGCCAAGTGTTTGCTTACCATTGTTGCCGTGCATTGAAAACTATTTACCCTGACATTTGTAAGGTTGCTGTCATTGTTACTTGTTATGTTCTCACTATGTAGTACCAAAAGTGACAAACCATTGTTACCTAGTCACCATATCACCATGGCTACTGAGGTATGTAATTGTCAGCTGTAGTGATGTAGTATGAAGTTGTATGATTATCACAGGATTCAGTTCCCAATCCAATTCCTATTTGGGCTGTGCAGTTAGTAAGCTCTGAGAATTTGATTTGTTGCTATGGCTACCATGTTAAACCTATAATAGAAAAAATAGTaagtacatatatactgtagttcgtgtgtagtgtgttgtgtgtgtgtgtgtgcgcgctaTGCAATGGTATGCAATGGTATGGTGATTGTTGTGTGGTATGTTAACTCTCGCCATTTTGTTTGATCTTTTCTAGACTATACCAGCTGGACAAAAAGAAGTGTGCTTGTTTCGTAAAGTAACCATGGATACTGGTAAGAAGACTGGAAAACCACGAAAGTCTCTCCAGGTACTATCACAACATGCAATCTCATTAATAACATGTCACATATTACGTATATTAGAGTAATCAAGACACTGTCACTCAGTTAGGACCTAGTAATATGGTGGAGACACTCCCACTAATGTCGCGTGATCCCAAGTTACAATCACATGATCCATCACAACAGGTTAACATACAGCACTGTAGCTGTTAATTAATGTTCGTTAGAGAAAATAATTTTTGTCTCAATTGTACTATAGTGGAACTTTCGTTTTTATGTATAATACTGGTATAATACTGGTATAATACTGGTATAATACTGGTTATATGTAGTTTTTCCTTCTTGTCATACGATATCATTGTGGTCTTCTTGTAATTTTGATAGGGAGGTTCAGTGTCATCAAAACGACAGAGGGAAATTCCCACAGCTCAATCACTTAGCAACATGTTAATACAAGCCATTCATAGTGATGATAAAAAGTTAATGAAtgtaagcaagagttcataacatagCAGTGGGGGAGAGTGCTGCTGTCAATATagtctgtacaaacacactgggtTAAGTTTCTGTTTGATTAAATCTTccactggtgatagagaactgttgattagtgttaaTTGGTGCTGATAAGGTCAAATCTTTATTCTTTGAACAGACTCAGGTGTAACTTAACACAGTGTGTTCTATGGAAGTatttcagttagacactctcctccactactatattatgaactcttgatgtaagTAATCATCTGCCCCTTGTGATTGAATTGTTAGTGTATATGTGACTAGGATCTGTAATAATCTCACATGTTattgcaagcctaattttatagTAGAATGTAATAAATGCAATGGGTGAAATTTTTATGAAACAAAAAaatctgtaaaaaaaatgttttgaGCACTTGTTTAAGAAATGAGATAACAGCAAAACCCTTGGTAGtatcgtgatccccaaagcaagaggaattcgaaaatctttgtttcgtatcAGTACTCCCAAGGATACTGAAGATACATATGAGTGTTAGTCTACCTCGCGTTGAACGAGTGGTTCACTATCGTTTTTTCTCACGTTTTCATCGTCACCTTTGTAGGaagggcctggaagacaaaacttacccagcaatagATTCACCTGTTTGTGGAGAACCCAATGGTGTAAGGTGCATCTTCGTAGAGTACTGCATTCGTAAGTTGTGACCATTTAATTAAGCACCATTGTTAGTGTTAGTTCAGTGTTCGAAATATTTTCCATTTTGTCAccgtacaaattgatttttctgtcaTTGCCACTTAGTAGCTCTGTAATTTTCATGGCTTCTAGAGCTCAAACTTCAGTTGGCCATTCCTATGGCTATCTAGATTAAAGAAATGtgataaaatggaattcgaaaaatgcactaacgtggggtttttgcagatccagttacACATGTAGTAGTTGTtctgtttgtatatagctgttcaACCTGTTAGCTTCATTGTCAAATAAATACCATACGTATTTACATGGTTAAATGCCGTAGCTACTATGTTAGTATAGTGGTGTGGCTACAATTCAAGGGCAGCCAATGTTCGAAGGTGTTTGTAGTAAAAGCACCCTGCCCTTATGTTCCACTTGTATTCTATTGTATTCCCTCACAGACAGTACTAATGACTGCTAAGGAAAGCAGCATCAGTGAGACAGTACAACGGCTACCAACATCTAGTATAGTACCATTCTTACAACAGGTAAatgaaataaattattatagTTTATAACTGTTCTTGGAATATATTTTAGTTGCAGGTATTGGTGGATACACAACCTCAGTTGTTAGAGCGTTTGTTGCCATGGATACATGCTGTCATGGTAACACACATGAGTTACTTGTCCACCGTACCAGACGTGATTGGCTCGCTGAGCGTGTTACGCCACTTGTTGGACTTAAGAGTAAACCTGTTTGACAAGTTATGCAAATTACATGGCAAATTGGACCTCATATTAACTCAGGTGCTTGCAgagttgtgcaatttttataaTAATTTTACCATTTTTACACAGGCAGGGAGCCAAGATGTAACACATCAAGATATTGAGCCATACACTGAGGTTACCATGGGGAtggatgatgataatgatgatggtGAGCCATACATCGTACAGAAATTTTTTCATGAGCCTAATTGACAACGCATCACTACTGACTGATACAGTCTCTAGTTGAAATGTTTACTATTCGGGAAAACCATCGATctatgcacaatagtacttttgtaataaaacacatttaaatACAATAGGTAAAAAATGGAAGTTCCAGAAAAATACACTAATTTTATCACCTCACTGGTCCAGTGAATTAacactccaatggataaatcctgggcatcatcgtgtttgcctgttcataaagagttcaaaaatcttttcTTTCATCTCCTTGCACGGAAGGGTTTGTGagttacagatgtttgtttacattgcggtgGTGAAAGAATTTACCAATGATCTTTCTTGAGTGAATTTGCCTTCTAACACAGAAGCATACCTTTCATAATTggcaaaactataccttggtggattcacaaattcatggcgggTGAGCCAAGATTAACTCTGTAtatcattgtatcagtaagttaagATGGTTTGTGTAAGTGCCTATAGATTACTTTCTCGatggcttctgtacatattgatttatatacTCGTCTGGTTGTCTAGTGCTGTGCTTCCCAcaatgaagctgaaacttagctagtccattcctctgtccctataCAAAcaaccaataaaatgaattttgaaaaacAACAGTTTCTAAAATTAGGTTACAAAATTGATGTTGTTACGTGGTTGTATGGCCACTCATTCATAATTGTGGCTGAGAATAGCTCAACACATTCCTAAAACATGTGCATCCACAGAGGTCCCATTTTTGGTATAACTCATGGACTACATATGCATGGTATAATAATAGTGATAGTTCGTTActttgtgaaaattttctaGTGATAAAATTTATTACCACTTTGAATCGTTCATACTTGACTGTTTATATCCTGTGTTTATGTCATTTTTCTTTGTTGTGTTTTAATTACATTGCAGTTTTTATGTAAACATAAATAAGCTAACTACTAAATTTATAAGTATATAGGCGAAACTAGTCATTTTTATTGTGATTATTAACATGGTTCAGTACGacctgtgtatgcatgtatgtatccAGTCAGAAATTCAGTTGTGAATGGGTTTCATTGTTCATTAGTGAAGTTGTTGTGTTCATTTTTATAGTATCTGATGATGACTTATCATCGCATGATTCAGATGAGGCATCACATGATCTGTCATTATCTTCAGACGAGTCTTAATAGTATTGTGTAACATTGAATTGTCACTGAtgtaatatactgtatattgtatTGAATATATGTTTGTATTCCATCGAAAGGTTCTCCCTTTTCAGTTGGTGTTTTCACTTTTACCAGTCAGAAAAATGTGTATCATATCAAGACAAGAGATAGTATGTCACACAGTCCAAGAAGTCAACGTCCCACACCTGTGTGTTACTACCAGGAGCAACAATAGTGAAATTTTCATGTACATGGAGCTGTTACCTTTTAACATGAGATGATTTGTACTGTGGAAGTGCTTTCCATTTTTATTAGTTCATATATCAAAATTGAGCAAAATCCATCCCAGGTGTTTCCATAATATGAACCCTCAAATTCTgctttttgttttttgtttgttttcttctAACACAAGTAGCAGTACCACTTACTTTGAAATTTAGTTTACTCAGGGAGGTGTTAAAGGACCAATTTTTCGTCATGTTTGCAGGATTATCTATCTTAtgttaccgtatagcgggttattttcgaaacagaaattttcgtacaagaagcaaaatctgaatttcgaaagattttaatttcgaagagtgcatatttcgaagtccggatggatttcaaataaacggaaattcatgtcgcaaattatgaagatgcgtgaatgtttgccgaaaactgacttactgatgaaataatccccattcctgagcactggagagaagactgagggagtctcgggtggagtgaactcactggcacgatcacAGCTAGCTCCGGCATAGTATCCTAatcaccatagatactagagCAGACGgtatcaattcccattctggatcacctgttttctggttattggtagctacagtaatgatacagtttacccattttCATCAGCAAtactaaaactcgaggaatacacgaacgaatcgcCGAAATTGGGACgtttgctttcacttgtgggaatttattttcaaaaacaaccggacgtgggaatttattttcgaagagaagggcctcttcgaaatatccgaaaattaccagctatacggtaactGTACAAAGTGTTGCTACCTTGTTTTCTAGTGTTACTCTCAGTGATGTATCCAGCAAAGTGGTTTCCAGTGATGTACAAGTGTACTGGTCTGGGGGTAACAACCCTCAGGtgctgacagattttgaacattGAAATGTTTCAACATTTACTAGAATTGTTACTTAATGAACATAAATAACTACAATAGCAACTGGCTCCCTTTACTGAAATATCAATGACTAGCTATTAAACTGTAGCTTACACTGCCTTGTCTTTTTTCCCAAAAATTCTGCATATTTGTTCTGCTGTTGGAACTATGATAACCTTTCCTGCTTTAAATCCACAAGTAAAATTTTCAGAAGAAGTTTCTGGAACCCCAGGAAACCCCCTAATACAGCAGCAGTTTTTGTTGGTTCCAAGTCAACAATAGTATTCCAGTGCCTCTAGCCATAATTATGCCAAACTATTATCATTGTTATAACTCATGTCATTCACACTACTGCACTTTTGATAAGTTGTTTGTAAATTAAATGTATTTGGATGTCAAAaagttattattataattattgtgattttttttttgcctcTTGCGACCTCCCCATGCAAGAACAAATATCTGTTCTTATCTCCACATGAGAAT
Encoded here:
- the LOC136266403 gene encoding WD repeat-containing protein 43-like; translated protein: MTDIRHPPVSFNKDDNYLAVIYNSRVHVWDVNTCELRESPTLVQCTCLTWMSPPTTATPGKKRKVRSAKPVEWVAIGTASGDVVIWDILQAESRATMTSSDPVVCLCCYGDSLYSGHVGGHVRIWDTTSAAMIKCWLADKQQVTVISIISDDSLVTGNQVIKLWSSEGPSGGNKPVRKFPGHGSELRHITSLDEMYFVTSATADRLVNVWNVKVKEAPAVSFVCPEAVVGFSVNKESSSVTMVMLSDEGSLYVCQWTINESTKSDKPLLPSHHITMATEDSVPNPIPIWAVQLVSSENLICCYGYHVKPIIEKITIPAGQKEVCLFRKVTMDTGKKTGKPRKSLQSNQDTVTQLGPSNMVETLPLMSRDPKLQSHDPSQQGGSVSSKRQREIPTAQSLSNMLIQAIHSDDKKLMNTVLMTAKESSISETVQRLPTSSIVPFLQQLQVLVDTQPQLLERLLPWIHAVMVTHMSYLSTVPDVIGSLSVLRHLLDLRVNLFDKLCKLHGKLDLILTQAGSQDVTHQDIEPYTEVTMGMDDDNDDVSDDDLSSHDSDEASHDLSLSSDES